TGCTCAAATCTACCAACTACGATTTCTAAACTCGACCGAATTTAATAATAAGCGATATAAAGCTTGCTACAATTCTCGAACATTTTTTAAAATCACCAAATAATATCATTTTGCCATATTTTTCTTTGACAAGCATTTTATACAGTCATCTATTAGATTTCTTACTCAGGGTACTCGCTTCCCCAGCGTAGAAAAATAATGGCTTAACAAGGAAAATTTTATGTTTTTTATAAAGAAACATTATGTAATAGGCACCATCATTTGCAGTCTCATATCACAGACTGCTTTTGCTAGAGATATTTATCGTAACGAAGACCCTCAAGGCAGAATTACTTATTCTGATATAGCAACAACTGAATCAAAAAAAATCAAACTATCCCCCCAAACATATCGGTATCTGCATCAAGTTACTAAAATATATGATGGGGACACGATTGTACTTGAAAATGGTCAACGGGTGCGCCTACTAGGTATCAATACCCCCGAAATTGAAAGCCGATACCGGAAAAGCGAGCCAGGCGGGATAGCTGCAAAAAAGTGGCTGCAAAGACAATTACGCAACAAAAAAGTGTATCTGGAATTTGATCAAGAAAAATATGACCGATACAAACGATTACTCGCACATGTGTATCTACCCAATGGCCAGCATCTTAATACGGCATTAGTGGAAAACGGGCTAGCCGTATTAAACCTGATTCCACCCAATTTACGTCATGCCGGGATCATGCTTAAAGCACAACAACGAGCAGAGGAGTTGGGTTTGGGAATCTGGTCCATCTCAGCATACAAACCTCGCCCGCTTACTCAAATCTCAGAGAAAACTAATGGCTGGCAACGCTATACCGGTATAGCAAAATCAATAAAGCACAGCCGGAAATATAGCCGACTCATATTTAATCATAAAATGGATATTCGTATTGCCAATGACAGTCTTCCATTATTTCCCGAATTAAAAACCTATCTGGGAAAATCATTAGAAATTCGTGGCTGGATATCGCGAAAGAAGGATCACTATTCAATACGTATTCATCACCCCAGTGCAATTTTATTTCGGTGAATGAGGCAGGATTTCCTAAAAACCGCCATATCGAGAGCGTTTTTGCCAGCGAATCCGAGGAAGAATTAAACCAAGTAGCAAGCCCACGAATAACACCAACGCACCAGCAACAAACCAATCTCTCTCTTGACGGCTACTAAACTCGCTATTCTCCCGCTGCAAGGTATCGATATGCGTTTTGGCTGCTATCAACTGCTTACCCAATTTTTTATTTCTCATCTCTATTTCAAGAACATTTGCAGCTGTCTGTTTTATCTCTGCCAGTTCACTCTCTAATCGTTTGTTTTCTCGTTCGAGATCAATAATGCGCGTCGTTGCACTATCATAGTCATTCTTCACAGTAATTAGTTGAGCACGCATGCTGCTACCCTTAGCGGCACTGTTCGTCAACTGGTTCCTCAGTTTTTCCAATTGATCTCTTGCTGCCGGTCTAGTCATTAGATACCGGCTCAACACCCATCCTTCTGTGCCGCCACTCGTCTTTACCCTGGTATAACCTTTTTCAGGATCCTGCTCCACTATTTCCAAAGCAGCTCCGCTTTGAATCATACGCTGTATAGCATGCTTGCCACTCGGTCCACTTCTTAGCGTAATTTCAAACTGATCACTGACATAGCGTGTCTCTGCCTCCACCACTAATGATAAGCACAAAAGTAAGCCAATCAATCCAATCCGTAATGGTACTGAGATACTTGATTTCATTAATTTTTATTACTAAAAGCCAAATTAAACAGAACAGAAAAAGAACCAATATTCCGGGAAGACAACTACCTTCTTAATCGCATTATTCAATATGCAGAGATATTAATCAGACAATATTAGGAAAACGGAAATTTATCAGGAAATTTCATAATCAACAGTCAGAATCTCGAGCAAGTGCCCATTACTATCACGAAAATAGACACCACGGCCACCGTAATTATGATTAATCTTCATATTTTCAGATTCATATGGACTACTCCCGTATTTAATATCTTCATTCTCAAGGCGATGAAAAATCCTATCAAATTCTTGCTCAGTCACTTTAAACGCATAATGGTGTGAATCAAACTGTTCTTTACAGGAAAAATCCAAAGTAAGCGTATCGTTCACACGTACCACAATAAAGTGTCCGAATTCACCAATATATTCAAAGTCAAATATTCTTGAGTAAAATTTGGCAGATTCAATCTTATCGAATACAGGCACGATCGTATGATTCAACGTTATGGACATAAAACAACAGCAATCTCCATTAGTAAGTTCTGGCTTTAGGCGGAAAGGATTCAACAGTTAACGGCTTCAATCGTACTGGTTTATAATCCAGCCTCTTATCCTCACTAAAATATAGCGTGTGCTTCAGCCATTTATTATCATCTCGCTGAGGAAAATCATTACGAGCGTGAGCGCCACGACTTTCACAACGCCCTTCAGCCGAAATCATAGTTGCCATTGCAACTTCCTTCATATTATCCAGCTCTAGTGCTTCTATACGAGCTGTATTAAACACTTGACTCTTGTCTTTGATTTCCACACTTGTAATGCGTTCTGCTATTTCATTAATTTTTGTCACACCCTGCGCCAACATATCAGCAAAACGAAAGACACCGCAATACATTTGCATGGTTTTACGTAATGCCTCGCCCACCTGCGCGACATTCTCACCGTCTTTCTGATGATTCAGACGTGCCAAACGAGCGAGTGTCTTGTCAGCTGCATCTGCTGGCAATTGTTTATGATGAGGACTTTTTCTAAGTTCTTCAATAATCCGATTGCCTGTTGCCCGCCCAAATACCACAATATCCAGCAATGAATTTGTTCCTAAACGATTTGCACCATGTACAGAAACACAGGCGCACTCCCCAACCGCATAAAAACCGGACACCACCTCTTCGGGTCCGGTCTTATAAGGAATAACAACCTGACCATGGAAATTAGTCGGAATCCCCCCCATCATGTAATGAACAGTCGGTGTCACCGGAATAGGATCGTAAATAGGGTCTACATGAGCGAATTTCATAGCGATCTCACGAATACCCGGCAAACGTGCTTTGATTACATCTGCACCCAAATGATCCAATTTCAGCAACAGATGATCGGCATCCTCGCCGCAACCACGCCCCTCCCTGATTTCCATGGTTAATGCGCGCGAAACCACATCGCGACTGGCTAAATCCATAACATGAGGCGCATAGCGCTCCATAAAGCGCTCGCCATTTTTGTTCAGTAAATAACCGCCTTCGCCACGTACAGCCTCGCTAATTAATACGCCTACACCATGCACACCGGTCGGATGAAATTGCCAGAATTCCATATCTTCCAGTGGAATACCTGCACGGGCCGACATTCCTAGGCCATCACCTGTATTAATGAATGCATTGGTACTGGCCTGAAAAATGCGGCCTCCACCACCGGTCGCAAACAGCGTAGCCCTGGCCTGCAAAATCATTACTTCACCCGTTTCCATCTCCAGCGCCGTAACGCCCAATACATCACCCTGCTCATTGCGAATCAGATCTAACCCCATCCATTCAATAAAAAACTGAGTGTTTGCATTTACATTACGTTGATAAAGTGTATGCAGCAGTGCGTGCCCTGTCCGATCAGCCGCTGCACAAGAACGCGTTGCCTGCGCGCCGCCAAAATTCTGAGACTGCCCACCGAAAGGACGCTGATAAATTTTGCCATTCTCCAAACGATCAAATGGCATACCAAAATGTTCCAGTTCATAGACTACTTCACTTGCGTGACGACACATAAACTCGATAGCGTCCTGATCCCCCAAATAATCGGAACCCTTGACCGTGTCATACATGTGCCAATGCCAGTTGTCTTCCGTAACATTCCCCAACGGAGCAGCGATTCCTCCCTGTGCCGCAACCGTATGTGAACGTGTTGGGAATACCTTGGATAACACCGCTACCTTAAGCCCAGCTTCTGATAGTTGTAGTGCGGCGCGCATACCTGCTCCACCAGCACCAACAATAATTGCATCAAATTTTCTTTTTGTTATTGCCACATCAACCCCATAAGATTTCAGCAGACCATATCAGATAAAATAGCAATGACAGAATAACCAGTATCTGCAAAGTCAAACGCATAGCAGTAACATGTATATAATCCATCAGAATATTACGGACACCAATCCAAGCATGCCAGAAAAGGCAAACAAAAAAGAGAAAGGTAGCGATACGCATCCACTGGTTATTAAACACAGTCTTCCATGTCGTATAATCATGCGGAGATATCACTGTCACGACCATCCCCAGCAACAGTAAATACGCTATCATCAATACAGCAGATACTCGTTGTACCAGCCAGTCTTTTGAACCATAATGTGCGCCCGTTACAATACGACTTGCATGCTTCACCATATTGCGAATCCTATCAGCAAGGTAAGAATGATGCCAAACACTAATACCAGCTTACTACTCATACGTGCCGGCCTCAACATAACACCATAATGTAAATCTAGCGCCAGAAAACGAATACCGGCACACAAATGATGAAGAAAAAACCATAATGAAAAAATCAGCACACCTTTAATAGTCGGACTATGCAAATAATTTGTTAAAACCTCATAAGAGTGCCGAGAATCCAGCATCATTTGTAAACCATAAAGCAATAGCGGGATGCCCGGGAAAAAAAGTAGGATACCGCTGACACGATGCAGAATTGAAATAACAGCAGGCAAAGGCTGTCTGATCTTAAAGAGATTTAGATGTTTGGGGCGTTTATTTTGTAATTTCGCTTCCATGCGGCAAGACTCTATTAGGATAATAAGATTATAAAGCCAGGGTGCAAAGTTCCAAACTGGAATAGAAGTGTAATCTGTTATATCGCATGACACAACTCATGACTTTACTTTATCGTGAACAATCTTGCTATGCGATCTGAAATTAAAATTAAAAAAATGGAACGAATGAAGAAAACCGAGCCCTCTTTTTAAACTTGAAAAAGTGCTACTCTACCATTCAGCTACGCTCGCATGATAAAATTAATCCACCAAAATCATTAGCACTTCGCAATTTACCCGATTCAAGGTATATTTTAGAAATGATACAACTCATTATTAACGGTCAGCCTCAGCATTTTGCTCCCCCCATAAGCGTCACTCAATTAATTGAACAGTTAGCATTGCGCGATAAGCGAATTGCTATTGAATGTAATGGAGAAATAATCCCGCGCAGTAAGTTCTCCGAACAGCTACTGGCTGATGGCGATCAACTCGAAGTTGTAATTGCGGTCGGAGGGGGCTAACTTACCTTGTTTGATCATAAAATTCTAGCGAACAATACTTTCGACTTTTTTACAGGATTTCATGGATAATCTCATTATTGCTGATAAGGTATACACCTCTCGGCTGCTGGTCGGTACTGGCAAATACAAAGATTTCACCGAGACTCGCGCGGCTGTTAATGCCAGTGGCGCACAAATTATTACCGTAGCAATCCGACGTACCAATATTGGTCAACACTCCAACGAACCTAATCTACTTGACATATTACCGTCTTCGCAATATACATTATTGCCCAATACTGCCGGCTGCTACACTGTGGAAGATGCTGTCCGCACGCTGCGATTGGCACGTGAACTGCTAGATGGTCACAATCTGGTAAAACTGGAAGTATTGGGTGACCCAAAGACCCTTTATCCAAATATGGTAGAAACCATTAAAGCTGCTGAAATTTTAATAAAAGAAAATTTTCAAGTGATGGTTTATACCTCAGATGACCCAATAATTGCTAAGCAATTGGAAGAAATTGGTTGTGTCGCAATCATGCCGTTAGCTTCATTGATTGGTTCTGGCATGGGCATTCTAAACCCATGGAATCTGCAGATTATTATTGATAATGCAAAGATTCCGGTGCTAGTTGATGCTGGCGTAGGCACAGCATCAGATGCAACGATTGCGATGGAGTTAGGTTGTGACGGTGTATTAATGAATACCGCGATCGCGGCCGCGCAGCATCCAGTTTTGATGGCTTCGGCTATGCGCAAGGCGGTCGAAGCAGGACGTGAGGCCTATCGTGCAGGACGCATGGCCAAGAAGCTTTATAGCGCCAGTCCCAGCTCACCAATCGATGGGGTTATTGCCCGCTCACATACTCAAGTAGCAGATAAAACAGTCTAATTTTTCTTACGCCTACTCCGCCATTTTATTTACCCATGACGCAATCTATTCGCAGCTTCGTTCTTCGTCAGGGCCGTATTTCCAACGCACAGCGCCGTGCCTGTGAGATATTGCTGCCCCAATACGGTGTTTCATTTACGGAAAACTTAATCAATCTTGATCAGATTTTTGATCGAAACGCGCCTAAAATATTGGAAATCGGATTTGGAATGGGAGAAAGTACCGCTGTTATTGCTCAGACCCATTCTGACAATGACTATCTTGCTATCGAAGTCCATACCCCAGGCGTAGGCAGCCTGCTCAACCAAATCGAGACGTTTAGATTGAATAATCTCCGTATCATACAACATGATGCCGTTGCTGTATTACAACACATGTTACCGGACAATTGTTTGAATGGAATACATGTCTTTTTTCCTGATCCATGGCCAAAGGCAAAACATCACAAACGTCGTCTGATACAGCCTAAGCTCATATCGCTCTTATGCCAACGCTTAAAAAACAATGGTTATATCCATATTGCAACTGATTGGGAGCATTATGCCGAACAAATACTCACGGTATTAAGTAGTGAGGCACAACTCACTAACACGGCTACAGACTACGCACCTCGACCCAGTTACCGGCCGCTGACCAAGTTCGAGCAGCGGGGCTTACGGTTAGGACATAACGTATGGGATTTGGTCTTCCAGAAAAATTAGATAACCATATCTTATTCCATCTAATCGGAATGTAAACTGTGCTATTTCTTAGTAGGCCATGCATAATTACAAATGGCAGATTACTATTATCAGAAATATGGTTTTGAGACAATGCGAGGCTTTTGCAAAAGCCCTCGCCAGAAGTTTTCGACTATTGATTATAAAAGGTTAACTTTTCAACTATTGGGGTTTTGCAGAGTTCTCCAAGTAACTTATTACCATTTCTCTATTAGCCTTCTCCTCCGGCAAAAAAATCTGCAATAAGTCATTCAAAAATCGCCTGCCCTTCATAGTGGGAACAATGCGCTGGTGATCACGCAAAATTAGCTCACGCCGCTCGGCTTCCATAAGCGGTTGTTGTACCGTTGTGATTGGCAGGCCTGTCCGTTCATAAAATATCTCTGTTTCAAAGCCCGCGGTTAACCGCAATGCATTCATCATAAACTCGAACCCCCGATCAGCACGATCTAGCTCATGCTGAGTTTGTATAGGTGGATCTTCAATCGTATTCATTCGCCCCGCCTTGGCAAGGTACTCCTTGGGCTGCTTAAAACGCATTTGCCGCACGATTTTATCTACAAAACTAATTTTACTATGTGCACCCGCTCCAATACCCAGATAATCCCCAAATAACCAATAATTCATATTATGACGTGATTCCCGCCCCGGTTGCGCAAATGCAGATATCTCATAGTTAATATAGCGACTGTCTGCGGCTAATTGCTCAATCGTCGCCTGCATCGATGCTGACAACTCATCATCCGGCAACGGTGGAGGATAGCGATGAAACAAGGTATTCGGCTCCAGTGTCAGATGATAGGCAGAAATATGAGAAACACCCAAAGTGCAGGCAGTTTCAATATCCGACCGCGCTTCTTCTAGAGTCTGACCAGGCAATGCATACATCAGATCAAGATTCACATTATCAAAATTTTTCAATGCGATATCAACAGCACGATATGCTTCAAGATCATTATGCACGCGCCCTAGTTTGCGCAAGTGTCCAGGATTGAAGCTCTGAATACCGATGGAAAGGCGATTGATGCCCGCCGCACGAAAATCTGCAAATTTTTTTGCCTCAAATGTGCCCGGATTAGCTTCCATTGTAATTTCAGCAAAATGCTCCAATGGCAGTAATGTTCTTACCGCAGTAAGTAAGGTATCGATAGATTGCGCACTCAATAAGCTCGGCGTCCCTCCACCTAAAAATATACTGGCTATACTACGTCCCCAGATATTTGGCAAAGCAGCTTCTAGATCATGAATCAGTGCAGAGATATATTCATCTTCCGGTATTCCACTATCTCCGCCACGAACTTCATGAGAGTTAAAATCACAATAAGGACATTTCTTTAAACACCAAGGAATATGAATATAAAGGCTCAGAGGCGGCAGCGCTTTTAATCTGGGTGACTGTGAACCGAGTATGGATGCAGGAGAAATAATAGCTGCCACGAATGAATAACCCTAGAATTAAAATAACTTTCAGATGACTACGAGTAGTCTGGAGAGAAATACGACGTTAACACATATCAAAAATATACTCGATAGCAAAGACCGCTGCATAACTGTATTTTTGAACTTTTCTGATTACTTGCAGCATTGATAAATCAAGCACTTAAAAACCTTGTCCAGCCCGAGATAACCAGTTATGCAGCGGTCTTTAGCACTGACTAACAAAACGTCGGCATACTTCTTCAAGTCACGATCTGATCATCTTAAGCCATAAAATATATCATAGCTGATTCAGGCTACTTTGATTCAATCAGATCGAGTTCTCTATAGCTCCGTCCACAACTACATTAAGTTTTTCTAAAATCTTTCTACCCAGCAGCATAGGGGTTGAGAAATGCGAACGATCAATCAGGTTAACCTTCACATTATGCGGCTCCCCATCAAAATAAATCGACATTTTCACAATCGGACGCAAATCATAACTTTCCAGTTCTCCTTCTTCCATGGTTCCCTCACTCGCACGATTCTTAATTTTAGAAAAACCGACAACAGGAAGATTATAAACCGGCGCCTGTTGAATATCCGGATGGGAAACCTCGAACTTTACATATTCTTTATCATTCTTTTTATAAATATGAATATCTTTTGCAGAAATGGAGGCTGTGACAGCACCGGTATCTAGTTTTGCCATGACCGGAATCGCATCCGGCAACAACGTAACCGGCTCTATATAACCGTAAACTGATTTATCTTTAACAAAATGAGTCGATATCAAAGTAGATACCGCGATACCCAATAAAATAAAAACAAAATTCTTCATCATTTTTTTTAATTTCATAAATATCTATTTATTCTAAGATCTAATGATAAGAGGCCTTTGCAAAGCCCCAATAGTTGAAAAGTTAACCTTTTATAATCAATAGTCGAAAATTTCTGGCGAGGGTTTTTGCAAAAGTCTCGAGAATATTAATCCATATTGCTATCGATCAGAGGATGACACACAAATACGATTCTATCTATTTGATTACACCTATTTTAATACCATGAATAATCAACACCCTACACTAAAATAGCCGCCTTTTCAAATCCTCCGGATGTTAGGCAGCGATTAACAGAAGGCAGAATACGATCATTCTATGATAAAAATAAGTTTAATCGTACGGCAATAAAAGATACCTTATATTCGTCATCGCTTCTTCCATCATCGCACACTAATACCCAAGTATACGGCACACGAATTAATGTCTTTATCAAACCATTTCCGTTCTAACTTTCCCTCATCCGCACCTGATTCGGGATAACTGCAACTCAAGCCTAGCTAGCATCAGCGTAAAAAACCTGACAATGTCTCACCGAAATCATTAGCTTGTGCATCGTCTTTCATTTTTTCCAAGAAATAACTGCAACTGTGGAAATAGTGTACGTTCCTCATAACGCACATGAGTCACAATAAGATCAGAAAATCGATATAAACGCGCAACAGGCCCAAGCTGGCAGGGCCCGCAGGCAAGCATACGAAGTTCAGCGTGCTCAGCGGAAATACGCAGAACTGATTCAGAATCGAGAACATCTACCGCAAGCCGCATTAATCGTTCTTCTTCTTCAAAATGTGTGGCCAGCAGCGTATGCCAATGGTTTTCTACCTCGATCATTGCTGCCGAGCAAGCCGTCATATTTTTACTATCCGCCGCACGTCGAGCAGTACGTGCCAACACTAGCGAAGCATGATGTTCGCGCGATAGTGGAAGCAATGCACCCGTTCTAGGCATTTTTATAAATACTCATAAGACAAAAAAATAATTATACACTGAGCTGCTTTCATTATTTTCATGAAAAAGCTCAACCAGCCTCTCTTCCAGATATTTTTTCATTATCTAAAATATTTTGAATCTCCGCACTGGAATCGCCCGACCACGACCATCTTATACCCACTCCACCAATGCATGATCTCATCGATCCGCATCCTTCCTGATACCCTCTGCCACCAAACTCGAAGCAACCTATTTACTCAATCCAAATATGCTGCTGGAATTAATTGAGATTTTTGCAAAAGTCCCTAATTATATGTCAGGTTATCTTGGCAGACCGATACTCCCATACCCAAACTAAAATCATCATATTTTCTTCTCCATAATGGGGAATAAGAAAGTATTTTATTTACTCATAGCCATGGGCATCTGCAACAGCGAAAGAAGCATTTTTACATAAAAACCCATTACCATTATGGGATTTTTCCAGGGTATGTTTATAAACAACTGAAAATAATATATTTTATTCCCATCACAACAAAAAAACCTTCTAATCTCCAGGCATGCCTATTTATTTAATCTAATCTAAAAATAATCGGAACTTTTTTTTAAAACAAACCTCTCAGCTTTATGTGTTTAGCCGAATTATTTACGAATTCTGGGTTTAAACACATCTCTCGATTTTCAATTAAATTTGAGTAGAGGAGACAGTAAAATGGCAATAGCAACAGAAACAAGTGGCGCGTCAAGCGCTAAGGGTGACTATGACATGGCGGAATGGTACGATTCGAAGTACTATAAAATCGGCTTAGTGATAATGCTTTGTGTAGCGACTTTCTGGATTTGGTACCAGCGTACATTTGCTTACTCACATGGCATGGATTCAATGGAACCGGAATTCGAACGTGTGTGGATGGGATTGTGGCGTGTTCATATGACTATCATGCCACTATTTGCATTGGTAACCTGGGGTTGGATCTGGAAGACTCGCGATACCCAGGAACAGTTAGATAATCTGGATCCAAAGCTGGAGATCAAACGATATTTCTATTGGATGATGTGGTTGGGTGTATACCTGTTTGGTGTTTATTGGGGTGGTAGCTTCTTTACTGAACAAGATGCATCCTGGCACCAAGTCATTATCCGGGATACTAGCTTTACCCCAAGTCATGTAGTCGTGTTTTATGGCTCATTCCCGATGTACATTGTCTGTGGTGTCGCTTCATA
This genomic window from Nitrosomonas cryotolerans ATCC 49181 contains:
- the sdhC gene encoding succinate dehydrogenase, cytochrome b556 subunit — protein: MEAKLQNKRPKHLNLFKIRQPLPAVISILHRVSGILLFFPGIPLLLYGLQMMLDSRHSYEVLTNYLHSPTIKGVLIFSLWFFLHHLCAGIRFLALDLHYGVMLRPARMSSKLVLVFGIILTLLIGFAIW
- the hemW gene encoding radical SAM family heme chaperone HemW — translated: MISPASILGSQSPRLKALPPLSLYIHIPWCLKKCPYCDFNSHEVRGGDSGIPEDEYISALIHDLEAALPNIWGRSIASIFLGGGTPSLLSAQSIDTLLTAVRTLLPLEHFAEITMEANPGTFEAKKFADFRAAGINRLSIGIQSFNPGHLRKLGRVHNDLEAYRAVDIALKNFDNVNLDLMYALPGQTLEEARSDIETACTLGVSHISAYHLTLEPNTLFHRYPPPLPDDELSASMQATIEQLAADSRYINYEISAFAQPGRESRHNMNYWLFGDYLGIGAGAHSKISFVDKIVRQMRFKQPKEYLAKAGRMNTIEDPPIQTQHELDRADRGFEFMMNALRLTAGFETEIFYERTGLPITTVQQPLMEAERRELILRDHQRIVPTMKGRRFLNDLLQIFLPEEKANREMVISYLENSAKPQ
- a CDS encoding methane monooxygenase/ammonia monooxygenase subunit C, which produces MAIATETSGASSAKGDYDMAEWYDSKYYKIGLVIMLCVATFWIWYQRTFAYSHGMDSMEPEFERVWMGLWRVHMTIMPLFALVTWGWIWKTRDTQEQLDNLDPKLEIKRYFYWMMWLGVYLFGVYWGGSFFTEQDASWHQVIIRDTSFTPSHVVVFYGSFPMYIVCGVASYLYAMTRLPLYSRGTSFPLVMAIAGPLMILPNVGLNEWGHAFWFMEELFSAPLHWGFVILGWAGLFAGGIAAQIITRYSNLTDVVWNNQSKEILNNRIVP
- a CDS encoding VOC family protein, encoding MSITLNHTIVPVFDKIESAKFYSRIFDFEYIGEFGHFIVVRVNDTLTLDFSCKEQFDSHHYAFKVTEQEFDRIFHRLENEDIKYGSSPYESENMKINHNYGGRGVYFRDSNGHLLEILTVDYEIS
- a CDS encoding thermonuclease family protein yields the protein MFFIKKHYVIGTIICSLISQTAFARDIYRNEDPQGRITYSDIATTESKKIKLSPQTYRYLHQVTKIYDGDTIVLENGQRVRLLGINTPEIESRYRKSEPGGIAAKKWLQRQLRNKKVYLEFDQEKYDRYKRLLAHVYLPNGQHLNTALVENGLAVLNLIPPNLRHAGIMLKAQQRAEELGLGIWSISAYKPRPLTQISEKTNGWQRYTGIAKSIKHSRKYSRLIFNHKMDIRIANDSLPLFPELKTYLGKSLEIRGWISRKKDHYSIRIHHPSAILFR
- a CDS encoding thiazole synthase — translated: MDNLIIADKVYTSRLLVGTGKYKDFTETRAAVNASGAQIITVAIRRTNIGQHSNEPNLLDILPSSQYTLLPNTAGCYTVEDAVRTLRLARELLDGHNLVKLEVLGDPKTLYPNMVETIKAAEILIKENFQVMVYTSDDPIIAKQLEEIGCVAIMPLASLIGSGMGILNPWNLQIIIDNAKIPVLVDAGVGTASDATIAMELGCDGVLMNTAIAAAQHPVLMASAMRKAVEAGREAYRAGRMAKKLYSASPSSPIDGVIARSHTQVADKTV
- the sdhD gene encoding succinate dehydrogenase, hydrophobic membrane anchor protein; the protein is MVKHASRIVTGAHYGSKDWLVQRVSAVLMIAYLLLLGMVVTVISPHDYTTWKTVFNNQWMRIATFLFFVCLFWHAWIGVRNILMDYIHVTAMRLTLQILVILSLLFYLIWSAEILWG
- a CDS encoding RimK/LysX family protein, yielding MKLKKMMKNFVFILLGIAVSTLISTHFVKDKSVYGYIEPVTLLPDAIPVMAKLDTGAVTASISAKDIHIYKKNDKEYVKFEVSHPDIQQAPVYNLPVVGFSKIKNRASEGTMEEGELESYDLRPIVKMSIYFDGEPHNVKVNLIDRSHFSTPMLLGRKILEKLNVVVDGAIENSI
- the thiS gene encoding sulfur carrier protein ThiS, producing the protein MIQLIINGQPQHFAPPISVTQLIEQLALRDKRIAIECNGEIIPRSKFSEQLLADGDQLEVVIAVGGG
- the sdhA gene encoding succinate dehydrogenase flavoprotein subunit, translated to MAITKRKFDAIIVGAGGAGMRAALQLSEAGLKVAVLSKVFPTRSHTVAAQGGIAAPLGNVTEDNWHWHMYDTVKGSDYLGDQDAIEFMCRHASEVVYELEHFGMPFDRLENGKIYQRPFGGQSQNFGGAQATRSCAAADRTGHALLHTLYQRNVNANTQFFIEWMGLDLIRNEQGDVLGVTALEMETGEVMILQARATLFATGGGGRIFQASTNAFINTGDGLGMSARAGIPLEDMEFWQFHPTGVHGVGVLISEAVRGEGGYLLNKNGERFMERYAPHVMDLASRDVVSRALTMEIREGRGCGEDADHLLLKLDHLGADVIKARLPGIREIAMKFAHVDPIYDPIPVTPTVHYMMGGIPTNFHGQVVIPYKTGPEEVVSGFYAVGECACVSVHGANRLGTNSLLDIVVFGRATGNRIIEELRKSPHHKQLPADAADKTLARLARLNHQKDGENVAQVGEALRKTMQMYCGVFRFADMLAQGVTKINEIAERITSVEIKDKSQVFNTARIEALELDNMKEVAMATMISAEGRCESRGAHARNDFPQRDDNKWLKHTLYFSEDKRLDYKPVRLKPLTVESFPPKARTY
- the trmB gene encoding tRNA (guanosine(46)-N7)-methyltransferase TrmB, producing MTQSIRSFVLRQGRISNAQRRACEILLPQYGVSFTENLINLDQIFDRNAPKILEIGFGMGESTAVIAQTHSDNDYLAIEVHTPGVGSLLNQIETFRLNNLRIIQHDAVAVLQHMLPDNCLNGIHVFFPDPWPKAKHHKRRLIQPKLISLLCQRLKNNGYIHIATDWEHYAEQILTVLSSEAQLTNTATDYAPRPSYRPLTKFEQRGLRLGHNVWDLVFQKN
- a CDS encoding TIGR04211 family SH3 domain-containing protein, with the translated sequence MKSSISVPLRIGLIGLLLCLSLVVEAETRYVSDQFEITLRSGPSGKHAIQRMIQSGAALEIVEQDPEKGYTRVKTSGGTEGWVLSRYLMTRPAARDQLEKLRNQLTNSAAKGSSMRAQLITVKNDYDSATTRIIDLERENKRLESELAEIKQTAANVLEIEMRNKKLGKQLIAAKTHIDTLQRENSEFSSRQERDWFVAGALVLFVGLLLGLILPRIRWQKRSRYGGF